A single region of the Granulicella aggregans genome encodes:
- the mpl gene encoding UDP-N-acetylmuramate:L-alanyl-gamma-D-glutamyl-meso-diaminopimelate ligase yields MHTTDGKASKHIHLIGICGTAMASLAGMLQQQGHRVTGSDSAAYPPMSDQLRTMGIHVAEPYAATNLKPRPDLVVVGNAISRGNVELEHVLDTRISFCSMAALLHDEFIAGRESLVVAGTHGKTTTTSMLAWIYEVASRNDAMFAPSFLIGGVAENFGTSFMVRPVVGSARPPFLIEGDEYDTAFFDKGPKFLHYFPDAAILTHVEFDHADIYDDLAAVKTAFKRLVNLIPRRGRLVAFDGSENVSECVAKAFCFVERYGFDPESYWRVSKLRHEGSVSSWRLDRGGEFFADLTLPMAGEHNAMNATAAAALASGQGVPVVAIVEALATFKSVKRRLEVRAKVAGVTVIDDFAHHPTAIRETLRALREAYPGRRIWAVLEPRSNTLRRNVFAEALVDSLALADAVVLAQVFKSESIPVAERLHPEEVVAGLNARGVPAELHADADAIVDALVPELRSGDVVAILSNGGFGGIYEKLPAALAVEFAGVS; encoded by the coding sequence ATGCATACGACTGACGGTAAAGCTTCGAAACATATTCACTTGATCGGCATCTGTGGCACGGCGATGGCTTCGCTGGCCGGGATGCTGCAGCAGCAGGGACACCGGGTAACAGGCTCGGATTCGGCGGCCTATCCGCCGATGAGCGATCAGCTGCGAACGATGGGGATTCATGTCGCCGAGCCTTATGCGGCGACGAATCTCAAGCCGCGGCCGGACCTGGTGGTGGTGGGCAATGCAATCTCGCGCGGCAATGTGGAGCTGGAGCACGTGCTCGACACGAGGATCTCGTTCTGCTCGATGGCTGCGCTGCTGCATGATGAGTTCATCGCAGGACGGGAGTCGCTCGTGGTTGCGGGGACGCATGGCAAGACGACCACGACCAGTATGTTGGCCTGGATCTACGAGGTCGCGTCCAGGAACGACGCCATGTTCGCCCCGTCATTTCTGATCGGCGGAGTGGCGGAGAACTTTGGCACGAGCTTCATGGTGCGTCCGGTTGTGGGCAGCGCAAGGCCGCCGTTCCTGATTGAGGGCGACGAGTACGATACCGCCTTCTTCGATAAAGGCCCGAAGTTTTTACACTATTTTCCCGACGCCGCGATCCTGACTCACGTGGAATTCGATCATGCGGATATTTACGACGATCTTGCGGCGGTGAAGACGGCGTTCAAGCGGCTGGTGAATCTCATCCCACGACGCGGGCGGCTGGTGGCGTTCGATGGCAGCGAGAACGTGTCGGAGTGCGTGGCGAAGGCATTCTGTTTTGTCGAGCGCTACGGCTTCGATCCTGAGTCGTACTGGCGGGTCTCAAAATTGCGACACGAGGGCAGCGTAAGCTCGTGGCGCCTGGATCGTGGCGGCGAGTTCTTTGCAGATCTGACCCTGCCAATGGCCGGCGAGCATAACGCGATGAACGCGACGGCCGCAGCCGCGCTGGCCTCAGGCCAGGGAGTTCCGGTGGTCGCGATTGTCGAAGCACTGGCGACATTCAAGAGTGTGAAGCGGCGGCTGGAGGTTCGGGCGAAGGTTGCGGGCGTGACCGTGATCGACGACTTCGCGCATCACCCAACGGCAATTCGTGAGACGCTGCGGGCCCTGCGGGAGGCCTATCCGGGCCGTAGAATCTGGGCGGTCTTAGAGCCGCGATCGAATACGCTGCGGCGAAATGTCTTTGCGGAGGCGCTGGTGGACAGTCTTGCGCTGGCCGATGCCGTAGTGCTGGCGCAGGTCTTCAAGTCCGAGAGCATACCTGTGGCGGAGCGGCTGCATCCGGAAGAGGTGGTCGCGGGGCTGAATGCCCGTGGGGTTCCGGCGGAGCTGCATGCGGATGCCGATGCGATTGTGGATGCGCTGGTGCCGGAGCTGAGGTCCGGTGACGTCGTCGCCATTCTTTCGAACGGTGGCTTCGGCGGCATCTACGAGAAACTTCCGGCAGCGCTTGCGGTCGAGTTTGCCGGAGTATCCTGA
- a CDS encoding FAD binding domain-containing protein codes for MELFKFTKATEIPQAVQMAALSKTAQQGADVRFIAGGTTLLDLMKLNVEVPTQLVDINGLALDNVERLPDGRLRIGALVRNSDLAHHPEVQKDYAVLSQALLSGASAQLRNMATTGGNLLQRTRCMYFRNDALPCNKREPGTGCPAIEGDNRSLAILGTSSDCIATNPSDMNIALVALEATVQIKGAKGEREVPIGEFHLLPGNMPHRENVLEPGDLVTSVTLPAAKAGSKQSYLKLRDRASYEFALASAAIVVEVHGGKISYIRVALGGVGTKPWRSHEAENALLGKTADERSFRTAAEAALHGAKPQSENGFKVELAKRCIVHALTVATQQA; via the coding sequence ATGGAGCTATTCAAGTTTACGAAGGCGACGGAGATTCCGCAGGCGGTGCAGATGGCCGCTCTGTCGAAGACGGCGCAGCAGGGCGCGGATGTGCGGTTCATCGCGGGCGGAACGACGCTGCTCGACCTGATGAAGCTGAACGTCGAGGTGCCGACGCAGTTGGTGGACATCAACGGCCTTGCGCTCGACAACGTGGAGCGCCTCCCGGATGGCCGGCTGCGCATCGGCGCGCTGGTGCGCAACTCCGATCTCGCCCACCATCCCGAAGTCCAGAAAGACTATGCGGTGCTCTCGCAGGCGCTGTTGTCGGGCGCTTCGGCGCAGCTCCGCAACATGGCGACGACCGGCGGCAACCTGTTGCAGCGGACGCGGTGTATGTACTTCCGCAACGACGCGCTGCCGTGCAACAAGCGTGAGCCGGGAACGGGATGTCCGGCGATCGAGGGCGACAACCGGAGCCTTGCGATCCTGGGCACGAGCAGCGATTGCATCGCAACCAATCCTTCGGACATGAACATCGCGCTGGTGGCGCTTGAGGCGACCGTGCAGATAAAGGGCGCGAAGGGCGAACGCGAGGTTCCCATCGGCGAGTTCCATCTGCTGCCGGGTAATATGCCGCACCGCGAGAATGTGCTGGAGCCGGGCGACCTGGTGACGAGCGTGACGCTGCCTGCGGCGAAAGCGGGATCGAAACAGTCTTACCTGAAGTTGAGGGATAGAGCGAGCTACGAGTTTGCGCTGGCATCGGCTGCAATCGTGGTTGAGGTGCATGGCGGAAAGATCAGCTACATTCGCGTGGCGCTGGGTGGGGTTGGAACGAAACCATGGCGATCGCACGAGGCAGAGAATGCGCTATTGGGAAAGACCGCAGATGAGAGGAGCTTTCGGACAGCGGCCGAAGCAGCGCTGCACGGAGCCAAGCCGCAGAGCGAGAACGGATTCAAAGTGGAGCTGGCCAAGCGGTGTATCGTTCACGCACTTACAGTCGCAACCCAGCAGGCATAA
- a CDS encoding 2Fe-2S iron-sulfur cluster-binding protein: MSDESGLSRRSFLSRLGAVGVATAAPVIARPVHAEVAPVVTGAAMDLEPVENAIPVSLKVNGKTLDLKIDPRTSLLDCLRETISLTGTKKGCDHGQCGACTVHVNGRRINSCLTLAAMHEGDEITTIEGLGSPENMHPMQASFVEHDGYQCGYCTSGQIMSAVALLKEPCGPTDADVKELMSGNICRCGAYPNIVLAIQAVRHTA; the protein is encoded by the coding sequence ATGAGTGATGAAAGCGGACTTTCGCGACGGTCGTTTCTGTCGCGACTGGGAGCGGTGGGTGTAGCGACAGCAGCGCCAGTGATCGCGCGGCCAGTGCATGCCGAGGTCGCGCCTGTGGTGACTGGTGCGGCGATGGACCTTGAGCCGGTCGAGAACGCCATTCCTGTGAGCTTGAAGGTGAACGGGAAGACGCTCGATTTGAAGATCGATCCAAGAACTTCGCTGCTGGATTGCCTGCGCGAGACGATCAGCCTGACCGGTACGAAGAAGGGCTGCGACCACGGCCAGTGCGGAGCCTGCACGGTGCACGTGAACGGGCGGCGGATCAACTCCTGCTTGACGCTGGCCGCGATGCACGAGGGCGACGAGATCACGACGATCGAAGGTCTCGGGTCGCCGGAGAATATGCACCCGATGCAGGCTTCGTTCGTGGAACATGACGGCTACCAGTGCGGATACTGCACGTCGGGGCAGATCATGTCGGCCGTCGCCCTGCTAAAAGAGCCCTGCGGTCCGACAGACGCGGACGTGAAGGAGCTGATGAGCGGCAACATCTGCCGCTGCGGAGCGTATCCGAATATCGTTTTGGCCATCCAGGCTGTTCGCCACACAGCTTAA
- a CDS encoding lysophospholipid acyltransferase family protein, with product MFSAFKMLFVYGIFGGAVGILGVPYSFLIRDIGPLYRLAMRIMHAGVVAGGIRVEIVGKENLLAGRSCIFMSNHVSNLDPPVLMPSLPGRSSILLKKSLMGIPVLGTAMRMAKFVPVERGSNVEAAKASIAAAASALREGLNIIVFPEGTRSVDGRLKVFKKGPFFLAEDTKAPIVPIAISGTQNMMRKGSFSIRPGVARVEFLKAIEPSEYASREELMAAVRGAIDAALPVEMKAV from the coding sequence ATGTTTTCTGCTTTCAAGATGTTGTTCGTGTACGGGATCTTCGGCGGAGCGGTCGGAATCCTGGGAGTTCCTTACTCGTTTTTGATTCGCGACATTGGCCCGCTTTACCGCCTGGCGATGCGGATTATGCACGCGGGCGTGGTGGCTGGTGGAATTCGCGTGGAGATCGTAGGCAAGGAGAATCTGCTTGCGGGACGGTCGTGCATCTTCATGTCGAACCATGTGTCGAATCTCGATCCGCCGGTGCTGATGCCGAGTCTGCCGGGGCGGAGTTCGATCCTGTTGAAGAAGAGCTTGATGGGGATTCCAGTCCTGGGCACGGCGATGCGCATGGCCAAGTTTGTCCCGGTGGAGCGCGGCAGCAACGTGGAGGCGGCGAAGGCGAGCATCGCGGCGGCGGCGAGCGCACTCCGCGAGGGGCTGAATATCATTGTGTTTCCTGAAGGAACTCGTTCCGTGGATGGGCGTCTGAAGGTGTTCAAAAAAGGGCCGTTTTTCCTGGCTGAGGACACGAAAGCGCCGATTGTGCCGATTGCGATCTCGGGCACGCAGAACATGATGCGCAAAGGGAGTTTTTCCATCAGGCCGGGAGTGGCGCGGGTGGAGTTTCTGAAGGCGATTGAGCCGAGCGAATATGCCAGCCGCGAGGAGTTGATGGCCGCGGTTCGAGGAGCGATCGATGCGGCGCTGCCGGTGGAGATGAAGGCGGTTTAG
- a CDS encoding anti-sigma factor family protein, translated as MVIECKHVWEHISGYLDGTLEPEVLRMVQEHLEHCEICSAILDSTRNILILTADERVFELPLGYSERLHARLDAELKSAEAVVRKLP; from the coding sequence ATGGTCATAGAGTGCAAGCATGTCTGGGAGCACATCTCCGGATACCTGGATGGAACGCTGGAGCCGGAGGTCTTAAGGATGGTGCAGGAGCATCTGGAGCACTGCGAGATATGCTCGGCGATCCTGGATTCGACGCGGAATATCCTGATTCTGACCGCGGATGAGCGGGTGTTTGAACTGCCGCTAGGGTATAGCGAACGCTTACACGCCCGGCTGGATGCGGAGTTGAAGAGTGCGGAAGCGGTGGTTCGGAAGCTGCCCTAA
- a CDS encoding DUF1223 domain-containing protein — MHLFPARSLAVSFLALSAAAILRAQAPSAKPSVVLVELFTSEGCSSCPPADALLRQIDHTQTSAGQLIVGISEHVTYWNSLGWSDPFSSSIYTDRQSSYGQRFNLDSVYTPQMIVNGSDQFVGSDKASLIRAIQRQPADHQPVTLNISSVNRTGNSLAVTFSAAGAIPTNGTDIIAVLADDTDQSSVQRGENSGRTLTHVAVARSLTRVATLKSAEEKTISVALPSSFQPTQHHHLILFAQALGYGRVLGADSKPI; from the coding sequence ATGCACCTCTTCCCAGCCCGCTCCCTTGCAGTATCCTTCCTCGCACTCTCCGCAGCAGCCATTCTTCGAGCACAGGCACCAAGCGCGAAGCCCTCGGTCGTCCTCGTTGAACTCTTCACCTCCGAGGGCTGCTCAAGCTGCCCTCCCGCTGACGCTCTCCTCCGCCAGATCGACCACACGCAGACCTCCGCTGGCCAGCTCATCGTCGGCATCAGCGAACACGTTACCTACTGGAACTCTCTGGGCTGGTCCGATCCCTTCTCCTCCTCCATCTACACCGATCGCCAGAGCAGCTACGGCCAGCGCTTCAACCTCGACAGCGTGTACACCCCGCAGATGATCGTCAACGGCTCCGACCAGTTTGTAGGCAGCGATAAGGCCAGCCTTATCCGCGCAATTCAGCGGCAACCTGCCGACCACCAGCCTGTCACCCTCAATATCTCCTCCGTCAATCGCACGGGCAACAGCCTCGCTGTCACCTTCTCCGCCGCAGGCGCGATCCCGACAAACGGCACCGACATCATCGCCGTCCTCGCCGACGACACCGACCAATCCAGCGTTCAGCGCGGCGAAAACTCCGGCCGCACTCTCACCCACGTCGCCGTCGCCCGCTCACTCACCCGCGTCGCCACGCTCAAGTCAGCCGAAGAAAAGACCATCTCAGTAGCCCTCCCTTCGTCCTTCCAACCCACGCAACATCACCACCTGATCCTGTTCGCGCAGGCACTTGGCTATGGTCGTGTCCTCGGAGCCGACAGCAAGCCGATCTAG
- a CDS encoding DUF6677 family protein, with the protein MSTNPQAAQQMSKADKALLNQKSGVSPAVALFAGWLVPGAGHLLIRKPIRALLLFVSIVAMFSIGIALEGKVYTPNTGDLLDILGFAGDLGSGVLYILARVFDLGHSSVQIAIADYGTKFIVVAGLLNIVSAVDAHSLASGRKLS; encoded by the coding sequence ATGTCAACCAATCCCCAAGCCGCACAGCAGATGAGCAAGGCCGATAAAGCTCTTCTGAACCAGAAGTCCGGCGTCTCTCCCGCAGTCGCTCTCTTCGCCGGATGGCTCGTCCCCGGCGCGGGCCATCTGCTCATCAGGAAGCCAATCCGAGCCCTTCTGCTCTTCGTCTCCATCGTGGCCATGTTCTCGATCGGCATCGCGCTCGAAGGCAAGGTCTACACGCCCAACACCGGCGACCTGCTCGACATCCTCGGCTTCGCCGGCGATCTCGGCAGCGGCGTGCTCTACATCCTCGCCCGCGTCTTCGACCTCGGACACTCCTCAGTACAGATCGCCATCGCCGACTACGGAACGAAGTTTATCGTGGTGGCAGGGCTGCTCAACATCGTATCCGCCGTCGACGCACACTCGCTGGCCAGCGGGAGGAAGCTCTCATGA
- a CDS encoding M24 family metallopeptidase: MDLAAIQSALSDAHLDGWLFYDHHYRDPLAYSILGLPEGQLVTRRWYYFIPASGEPKKLAHRIESGRLDTLPGAKSEYSSWQELEAGIAALTEGSTKIAMQYSPRNAIMYVALVDAGTVELLRGLGKEIVTSANLVAQFEAVLTESQIATHFAAGEKIDRVLAAGFEQIGIRTKNGGTHEQAIVDFLQEGMRREGLVWDHGTNVSVGPHSADSHYHPSPETSAPIRSGDFVLIDIWARLDQPNSCYYDITWTGVVGREPTDREQHIFTTVRDARDAACQRVIDAFAANELIAGFQADDASRAVIRAAGLGEFFTHRTGHNIGNTLHGSGAHLDNLETHDERWLLPNTCFSVEPGLYFPGEFGVRSEVNMIARAGKAEITGRIQRELVRI; the protein is encoded by the coding sequence ATGGATCTGGCGGCAATTCAATCTGCACTCAGCGACGCCCACCTCGACGGCTGGCTCTTCTACGACCACCACTACCGCGACCCGCTCGCCTACAGCATCCTCGGCCTTCCCGAAGGCCAGCTCGTCACCCGGCGCTGGTACTACTTCATTCCCGCCAGCGGCGAACCGAAGAAGCTCGCCCATCGCATCGAGAGCGGTCGCCTCGACACCCTCCCCGGCGCAAAGTCCGAATACTCCTCCTGGCAGGAGCTCGAAGCGGGCATCGCCGCACTTACCGAGGGCAGCACCAAGATCGCCATGCAGTACTCCCCGCGCAACGCCATCATGTACGTCGCTCTGGTTGACGCCGGCACAGTGGAACTGCTGCGCGGCCTCGGCAAGGAGATCGTCACCTCCGCCAACCTTGTCGCCCAGTTCGAAGCTGTGCTCACCGAGTCCCAAATCGCGACCCACTTCGCCGCGGGCGAGAAGATCGATCGCGTCCTCGCAGCCGGATTCGAGCAGATCGGCATCCGCACCAAAAATGGCGGGACGCACGAGCAGGCCATCGTCGACTTCCTCCAGGAAGGCATGCGCCGCGAGGGTCTCGTCTGGGACCACGGCACGAACGTCAGCGTCGGCCCCCACTCCGCCGACTCCCACTACCACCCGTCGCCCGAGACCTCCGCGCCCATCCGCTCCGGCGACTTCGTCCTCATCGACATCTGGGCCCGCCTCGACCAGCCCAACTCCTGCTATTACGACATCACCTGGACCGGCGTCGTCGGCCGCGAACCGACCGACCGGGAGCAGCACATCTTCACCACCGTCCGCGACGCCCGCGACGCCGCCTGCCAGCGCGTAATCGACGCCTTCGCCGCGAACGAACTGATCGCAGGCTTCCAGGCAGACGACGCCTCCCGCGCCGTCATCCGTGCGGCTGGCCTCGGCGAGTTCTTCACCCACCGGACAGGCCACAACATCGGCAACACCCTTCACGGCAGCGGCGCTCATCTCGACAACCTCGAGACCCACGACGAGCGCTGGCTCCTGCCTAACACCTGCTTCTCCGTGGAGCCCGGCCTCTATTTCCCCGGCGAGTTCGGCGTCCGCAGCGAGGTCAATATGATCGCCCGCGCCGGCAAGGCCGAGATCACCGGCCGGATTCAACGCGAACTAGTCCGGATCTGA
- a CDS encoding TonB-dependent receptor, whose protein sequence is MKKLALLVLHVFLLVLVPGLFPFDRIGAADAYGQELVVHGWSGELRNDKGEPVLNGSIRLIGAHGEVVANTSDAGAFRFGGLAADKYTLVVVIGGVEHRYPETLELSAESLPMVVTVSKSGKVRVVSRTGETTIGTGGEKLSSQTVSAIPLNKRDFSQLLLLAAGTMTDSNGQTNFTQQFAINGQRGVEATFAMDSADTSDPEMGGAAFSNFNVDAVEEIRSSSGWMPAEIGRGGAGFTNVITRSGAGGFHGSIFEFLRNSALDARNFFDHPTLAEPGRIPPFRRNEFGFTNGGPIVVPHVYDGRGKSFYFIQYQGFRQVLGTSQVFPVPTEAERQGIDTTAYSGDTLTIMPDAKIAAVLARYPLPNNPTGSYGVNTFAGASKVTTNANQFSIRLDQELPKNAHLTARFNFNNLFGPTTNPDQTAIDPSFGVVYMDHQRNGAITYTKTVSPRFAFESGLSLTRTTPQFPTANHTDPAIKFNDGSFEAFNSAGGSVMSAFGNLFQVRQAFTWTTSKHVVKGGGEVRLNRDTTYFGTSPNGEYDFGGGTVYSPVEITSASHTHDVHVGDKLPDTLSAFLTGSAFVYTTAVAPPFISGGAHIGPAAISRNGFAVYLQDTYKISPRFVLDYGVRWEAYTPISERAKRTASFLGPDGGTQYAVNPQPGYRHQWAEFAPRVQIDWRVAGSLHVHAGGGITTIPPNIWQDNFLTGAVPYVIYPHITATASAPIPYGFQITSAQLPTFYSTSGQQLFADGKTNTTAPNTVLDVERYQNGLAALTPGAQFTPLNLAAISPRFGNGYLQTWTVGAERQFGKLTADAAYVGTASAKLPRISSPNGYSGAGPAFAPYTQFNSANEAIGGYGTEQVIVATAHSSYHALQTSLSGQLPHGGPGVQISYTWSKALDDTSGVAGGIGGTGAVSNPLPQDPLDNHPEKGPASFDVAHSFTASLAQDLQLEKVDMLQGINRRFTAGWELLSISTISSGLPFTVYSGQQQTEAGLGGVDRPDQIATPDLSTARPNRVDYFGKGLDNGSYFTIPDGSFGTLGRDTFRGPAYYDFDFSLIKDTPVGRRSAGGELFDVQFRSEFFNLFNVANFGLPANTIKGAGFGEISKTAGTSRQIQFSVKLLY, encoded by the coding sequence ATGAAAAAGTTGGCCCTCCTCGTGCTTCATGTCTTCTTGCTCGTCCTTGTGCCGGGTCTCTTTCCCTTCGACCGGATCGGCGCAGCCGATGCTTACGGGCAGGAGCTCGTCGTGCATGGATGGAGTGGAGAGCTGCGGAATGACAAAGGAGAGCCTGTACTGAATGGGTCCATCCGTTTAATTGGCGCACACGGCGAGGTGGTCGCGAACACCTCGGACGCAGGAGCCTTCCGGTTCGGTGGCCTTGCGGCGGACAAGTACACGCTAGTGGTGGTGATAGGCGGGGTGGAGCATCGCTACCCGGAGACGCTGGAGCTCTCTGCGGAGTCGCTGCCTATGGTGGTGACGGTGTCGAAGTCGGGGAAGGTGCGGGTCGTGTCGCGCACCGGCGAGACGACGATTGGCACGGGCGGCGAGAAGCTCTCGAGCCAGACGGTAAGCGCGATTCCGCTGAACAAGCGTGACTTCAGCCAGTTGTTGCTGCTGGCGGCGGGGACGATGACGGACTCGAACGGGCAGACGAACTTCACCCAGCAGTTTGCCATCAATGGGCAGCGTGGAGTGGAGGCGACGTTCGCGATGGACAGCGCGGACACCAGTGACCCGGAGATGGGCGGAGCGGCGTTCAGCAACTTCAATGTCGACGCGGTCGAGGAGATCCGGTCGAGTTCGGGATGGATGCCGGCGGAGATCGGTCGCGGGGGGGCGGGTTTCACGAACGTGATCACGCGTTCGGGCGCGGGCGGATTTCATGGGTCCATCTTCGAGTTCCTGAGGAACTCGGCGCTGGACGCGCGGAACTTTTTCGATCATCCCACGCTGGCGGAGCCGGGACGGATTCCGCCGTTCCGAAGGAATGAATTCGGGTTCACCAATGGGGGCCCGATCGTGGTTCCCCACGTTTACGATGGTCGCGGGAAGAGCTTCTACTTCATTCAGTACCAAGGCTTCCGGCAGGTGCTGGGCACATCGCAGGTCTTCCCGGTGCCGACCGAGGCTGAGCGGCAGGGAATCGATACGACAGCCTACTCGGGTGACACCCTGACGATCATGCCGGATGCAAAGATTGCTGCGGTGCTCGCCCGCTATCCGTTGCCGAACAATCCGACGGGATCTTACGGAGTGAATACGTTCGCAGGGGCGTCAAAGGTGACCACCAATGCGAACCAGTTTTCGATCCGGCTAGATCAGGAACTCCCGAAGAACGCGCACCTGACGGCGCGGTTCAACTTCAACAACCTCTTTGGGCCGACGACGAACCCGGACCAGACGGCGATCGATCCGAGCTTCGGCGTGGTGTACATGGACCACCAGCGCAACGGGGCGATCACTTACACCAAGACCGTGTCGCCAAGGTTCGCGTTTGAGAGCGGGCTGAGCCTGACCCGTACGACGCCGCAGTTTCCGACGGCGAATCACACCGATCCGGCGATCAAGTTCAACGATGGGTCGTTTGAGGCTTTCAACTCCGCGGGCGGATCGGTGATGTCGGCGTTTGGGAACCTCTTCCAGGTGCGGCAGGCCTTTACTTGGACCACATCGAAGCATGTGGTGAAGGGCGGCGGCGAGGTGCGGTTGAATCGCGACACGACGTACTTCGGGACGAGCCCGAACGGCGAGTATGACTTCGGAGGCGGCACGGTGTATTCGCCGGTGGAGATCACCTCCGCCAGCCATACCCATGATGTACATGTCGGCGACAAGCTGCCGGACACGTTGAGCGCCTTCCTGACGGGAAGCGCGTTCGTCTATACAACGGCGGTTGCGCCTCCGTTTATCTCGGGCGGCGCGCATATTGGGCCGGCGGCGATCTCACGCAACGGCTTCGCGGTCTATCTGCAGGACACTTATAAGATCTCGCCGCGATTTGTGCTGGACTACGGTGTTCGCTGGGAGGCGTACACTCCGATCTCCGAGCGCGCCAAGCGGACGGCATCGTTCCTCGGTCCCGATGGTGGTACGCAGTACGCGGTCAACCCGCAGCCGGGATACCGGCACCAGTGGGCGGAGTTTGCACCGCGGGTGCAGATCGACTGGCGAGTGGCCGGCTCGTTGCATGTTCATGCGGGCGGGGGGATTACGACGATTCCGCCGAATATCTGGCAGGACAACTTCCTCACCGGAGCGGTACCGTATGTGATCTATCCGCACATCACGGCCACAGCATCGGCACCGATACCGTATGGCTTCCAGATCACCTCGGCCCAGTTGCCGACGTTCTATTCGACATCAGGGCAGCAGCTGTTCGCGGATGGAAAGACGAACACGACGGCACCCAACACTGTTCTGGATGTCGAGCGGTATCAGAACGGCCTTGCTGCGCTTACGCCGGGAGCGCAGTTCACGCCGCTGAATCTGGCTGCGATCAGCCCGCGCTTCGGCAACGGATATCTGCAGACGTGGACGGTGGGAGCGGAGCGGCAGTTTGGCAAGCTGACGGCGGATGCAGCCTATGTCGGGACGGCCTCGGCGAAGCTGCCGAGGATCTCTTCGCCGAATGGGTACTCGGGCGCCGGACCGGCGTTTGCGCCCTACACGCAGTTCAACAGTGCGAATGAGGCCATTGGTGGTTACGGCACGGAACAAGTGATCGTCGCGACGGCGCACTCGAGCTATCACGCGCTACAGACGTCTCTTTCGGGGCAACTGCCGCATGGCGGTCCGGGCGTGCAGATCAGCTATACCTGGTCGAAGGCGCTGGACGATACGAGCGGCGTGGCGGGCGGCATCGGCGGAACCGGGGCAGTCTCGAATCCGCTGCCGCAGGATCCGCTCGACAACCATCCCGAGAAGGGACCTGCGAGCTTCGATGTGGCGCACAGTTTCACGGCAAGCCTGGCGCAGGATCTGCAGCTTGAGAAGGTGGACATGCTGCAAGGAATCAACCGCAGGTTCACCGCTGGGTGGGAGTTGTTGAGCATCTCGACGATCAGCAGCGGCTTGCCGTTTACGGTGTACTCCGGCCAGCAGCAGACGGAGGCCGGGCTGGGTGGCGTGGACAGGCCAGACCAGATTGCGACCCCCGATCTTTCCACGGCGCGACCGAACCGGGTGGACTACTTCGGCAAGGGGTTAGACAACGGCTCCTACTTCACGATTCCGGATGGGTCGTTTGGGACATTGGGACGGGACACCTTTCGCGGGCCTGCCTACTATGACTTCGATTTTTCGTTGATCAAGGACACGCCGGTGGGAAGGCGCTCGGCGGGCGGTGAACTGTTCGACGTGCAGTTCCGGTCGGAGTTCTTCAACCTCTTCAACGTGGCGAACTTTGGACTGCCGGCGAACACAATCAAGGGCGCGGGGTTTGGAGAGATCAGCAAGACGGCGGGAACTTCGAGGCAGATTCAGTTCTCGGTGAAATTGCTTTATTAG
- a CDS encoding sigma-70 family RNA polymerase sigma factor, protein MPEIDESRNEAEMIAAILAGESQRFHDLIRPYERSVYVMALSFVHDESDAEDVAQEAFLKAFRNLASFRGEAKFGTWLISITLNEARSRLRRKKLIKMEPLEASNDDGSHVSPALLRDWKEIPSEALERSEMRSLLQKAVEGLPPIYREIFVLRDIEELSIAEAADVLQITVASVKVRLHRARVALQKTLAPQLKQMDSKRRWFPWS, encoded by the coding sequence ATGCCTGAAATAGACGAATCACGCAACGAAGCGGAGATGATCGCAGCGATTCTGGCTGGCGAATCGCAACGCTTTCACGATCTCATCCGGCCGTACGAGCGGAGCGTATACGTGATGGCGCTGTCGTTCGTACATGATGAGTCCGACGCGGAAGATGTCGCGCAGGAGGCGTTCCTGAAGGCCTTCCGCAACCTTGCGAGCTTTCGCGGAGAGGCGAAGTTCGGAACGTGGTTGATCAGCATCACATTGAACGAGGCGCGGAGCAGATTACGCCGGAAAAAGTTGATCAAGATGGAGCCGCTGGAAGCGTCGAACGACGACGGCAGCCATGTATCGCCGGCGCTGCTGCGGGACTGGAAGGAGATTCCTTCGGAGGCGCTGGAGCGAAGTGAGATGCGAAGCCTGCTGCAGAAGGCGGTTGAAGGCTTGCCGCCGATCTACCGGGAGATCTTTGTACTTCGTGACATCGAGGAATTGAGCATTGCCGAGGCCGCCGACGTGTTGCAGATCACAGTGGCTTCGGTGAAGGTAAGGCTGCACAGGGCGCGAGTGGCATTGCAGAAGACCCTGGCACCGCAGTTGAAGCAGATGGACTCGAAACGGAGGTGGTTCCCATGGTCATAG